A part of Emys orbicularis isolate rEmyOrb1 chromosome 13, rEmyOrb1.hap1, whole genome shotgun sequence genomic DNA contains:
- the NAT9 gene encoding alpha/beta-tubulin-N-acetyltransferase 9 isoform X2 has translation MKINQNTVLQGKKVTLVPYTSAHVSRYHEWMKSEELQRLTASEPLSLEQEYEMQRSWQEDADKCTFIVLDTERWSGQAGTEEDCMVGDVNLFLTDMEDPTVGEIEVMIAEPSCRGRGFGKETTLIMMFYGVTKLGITKFEAKVGQENEASICMFKKLHFKEVAVNRVFQEVTLKLDVNEQQRQWLLEQSNHVEEKNYSVLNLQTRASET, from the exons ATGAAGATTAACCAGAACACAGTCTTACAGGGGAAGAAGGTGACCCTGGTACCATACACCTCTGCTCATGTATCCCG GTACCATGAGTGGATGAAATCGGAGGAGCTACAGCGACTGACCGCATCTGAGCCACTGAGCCTGGAGCAGGAGTACGAGATGCAGCGCAGCTGGCAGGAGGATGCAGATA AATGCACATTTATTGTACTGGATACTGAGAGGTGGTCAGGGCAAGCAGGTACCGAGGAGGACTGCATGGTGGGGGACGTGAACCTGTTCCTCACCGATATGGAGGATCCAACAGTGGGAGAGATTGAAGTCATGATTGCAG AGCCCAGTTGCCGTGGCCGAGGGTTTGGCAAGGAGACAACTCTGATCATGATGTTTTATG GAGTAACAAAGCTGGGAATTACCAAATTTGAGGCTAAGGTCGGACAGGAAAATGAAGCTAGTATCTGCATGTTCAAAAAGCTTCATTTTAAGGAG GTTGCCGTGAACAGGGTCTTCCAGGAGGTGACATTGAAACTGGATGTGAATGAGCAGCAGAGACAGTGGCTCCTGGAGCAAAGTAACCACGTGGAGGAGAAAAATTATAGTGTGTTGAACCTACAGACCCGTGCCTCTGAGACCTGA
- the NAT9 gene encoding alpha/beta-tubulin-N-acetyltransferase 9 isoform X1 translates to MRSRLKTMKINQNTVLQGKKVTLVPYTSAHVSRYHEWMKSEELQRLTASEPLSLEQEYEMQRSWQEDADKCTFIVLDTERWSGQAGTEEDCMVGDVNLFLTDMEDPTVGEIEVMIAEPSCRGRGFGKETTLIMMFYGVTKLGITKFEAKVGQENEASICMFKKLHFKEVAVNRVFQEVTLKLDVNEQQRQWLLEQSNHVEEKNYSVLNLQTRASET, encoded by the exons ATGCGCTCTAG GTTGAAGACGATGAAGATTAACCAGAACACAGTCTTACAGGGGAAGAAGGTGACCCTGGTACCATACACCTCTGCTCATGTATCCCG GTACCATGAGTGGATGAAATCGGAGGAGCTACAGCGACTGACCGCATCTGAGCCACTGAGCCTGGAGCAGGAGTACGAGATGCAGCGCAGCTGGCAGGAGGATGCAGATA AATGCACATTTATTGTACTGGATACTGAGAGGTGGTCAGGGCAAGCAGGTACCGAGGAGGACTGCATGGTGGGGGACGTGAACCTGTTCCTCACCGATATGGAGGATCCAACAGTGGGAGAGATTGAAGTCATGATTGCAG AGCCCAGTTGCCGTGGCCGAGGGTTTGGCAAGGAGACAACTCTGATCATGATGTTTTATG GAGTAACAAAGCTGGGAATTACCAAATTTGAGGCTAAGGTCGGACAGGAAAATGAAGCTAGTATCTGCATGTTCAAAAAGCTTCATTTTAAGGAG GTTGCCGTGAACAGGGTCTTCCAGGAGGTGACATTGAAACTGGATGTGAATGAGCAGCAGAGACAGTGGCTCCTGGAGCAAAGTAACCACGTGGAGGAGAAAAATTATAGTGTGTTGAACCTACAGACCCGTGCCTCTGAGACCTGA